TTGTCTTTAATCACTACACTCATCATGCATCTTCAGCTTTATTCTGATAGCATATTAATTGCTTGACCTTTTCACTACTGTCATCCTTGCTGACACTGGATAGAGTTCACACATAACAgcaaagaagaacagaagaagaCTTAAACGTTTTGCTCTCAACCTTCAAAGCTAAACACATTTTCATCTGTTGTAtcaaaccattttttcccctaaaagtcACCTTAGAAACCAAATCAtcaaaaaagttctttttatgCAGCCATATATGGTCCCTACCTTACTGGAGAGCCCTCCTTCTACAGCAGACCTCCTATTTCAGTCAGAGGCGGCAAGCACaataaggaaaagaatgaaagaattttttttcctccagcaatcCAGTTATTTGAATACTGCAAAGGGCAGCAATAACTCCTCTGGACCTTGGTTTGTATGGCAATGTATCACATCTTTGGCACGTACCACATCCTTTCTTACATACAGAACAACTACACCTGTATGTCAAAAGCACACAACACACAGCCTAAACATGCCTGGTGTTTTTGAACAACGAGAGACAAACCAGAAGCAATAGATCCAGTAGGCCAGCTATTAACTATGTTATCAGCTCATGCAGACACAAAATCATCAATTCACGCAAACAGCTGTAAGTACTTTTGACCTCAGAGAAATCCTTGCAGCCTACAGGCTACATGGCCTAACAAATCATGAGGCTGGAGATGCAAGTCACACCAAGATGAAGAGTAAAAACTGCTTATTTTTAACCAGAGTTTCCATTAAACCAGAGTTTCTCAGGTTCGACACCATCTAAGGAActtgaaggtgcacaagtccatgggacctgatgaggtacatccatgggtcctgagggaactggcggctGAGGTTGCTAAGCCAccatccatcatatttgagaaatTGTGGCAGTTatgtgaagttcccactgactggaaaaggggacaCATAACCCCCattttgaaaaagggaaaaaaggaagacgcAGGGAACTataggccagtcagtctcacctctgtgcccagcaagatcatggagcagatcctcctggaaactatgctaaggcacatggaaaataaggaggtgattggtgatgaccaacatggcttcactaagggcaaatcatgcctgacaaatttggtggccttctacgaccgAGTTagagcattggtggataagggaagagcaactgacgtcatctacctggacttgtgcaaagcatttgacgcTGTCCTGCATGACATcattgtctctaaattggagagatgtggatttgacagatggaccactcggtggataaggaattggatggatggtcacactcaaagaggtGTGGTCAATGGTTTGATGttcaagtggagaccagtgacgagtggtgttcctcaggggtcggtattgggactggcactgtttaacatctttgtcggccaCATGGACGGTGGGACTGAGTggaccctcagcaagtttgccgacgacaccaagctgtgtggtgtggtcgacacgctggagggaagggatgccatccagagggaccttgacaggcttgagaaatgggcctgtgtgaacctcatgaagttcaacaaggccaagcacaaggccctgcacatgggtcggggcaatcccaagcacaaatacaggctgggcagagaatggattgagagcagccctgaggagaaggacttgggcaTGTTAGTTGATGAAAAGCTCAACGTGACCTGGcagtgtgcacttgcagcccagaaagccaaccgtatcctgggctgcatcaaaacaagcatgaccagcaggtcgagggaggtgatcctccacctctactccgctctcgtgagacctcacctggagtaccaCATtcagctctgggacccccaacataaggacatggacctgttggagcaagtccagaagGAGGGCCATGaggatgatcagagggctggagcacctctcctatgaagacaggctgagagagctggggttgttcagcctggagaagagaaggctccagggagaccttgcaGCAGcattccagtacctgaagggggcctacaagaaagctggagaggggctttttacaagggcaggtagtgataggagaaggggtaatggctttaaactgaaggagggtagatttagattagatatgaggaagaaattcctcactatgagggtggtgaggcactggaacaggttgcccagagaagttgtggatgccccatccctggcagtgttcaaggccaggctggatggggctttgagcaacctggtctagtggaaggtgtccctgtccatggcaggggggctggaactagatgatctttaaggtcccttccaacccaaaccattctatgatttgtAGCTTTCCTTCCCTTAGTTCATGGATGTGAATAGTTAAGGAGGTTTAACTTGTCACATGCACATTTTTTATGAGGGCAAGTTTCTGACAAATTTGCTGATAAACTGGTTTTAAGATGACAGAAAGTTTCTTTAAACATTTGCATTATGTATGTGCTAGATATTCAGGCCTGGTTATTTAGGCCCTCACATCCACTTGAGACATCCACACCTCAGGAACTGTCAAAGCTTTTGCCTTCCTAGCTCCAGAATACCTGGGAGCCTTGGGGTGAGATGTTGGCTCCAGAGATGCTACCTGCAAAATTCACATTTGGCTTCAACAAATCTCACTTCAGAAGTCTCTAATAAAAGTGAACTAGACTACTGATGGGAAAAGTATGTGCAAACCTCAGTTTAGACTTAACATTTTGATCCTTTATAACAGGAAATACTTGAGGTTGCAGGGAGGTAGGATACCCTGGGGACTAGGTCTACATTTCTAACGAAGCTTTGACAAAACCAAGTACTGGTACTTTACTTACAACATTGTCATTTCGAGATGGAAGATAACGGTTACTACTCCTCTGAATAATCTTGAAAAATCCTCCTGGTCGCCCGTCCTCTACATTAGAAAATTCATTCTGGCGACACTCACTTTTTgcccagagaaacagaaaaacaggtttGATACCTACAAATTAGATACAACCCCCCCAGCGTTTTCGATTCTCACCCCAATGATCTTCTAACTGCTCGTTGAAATTTCCTGGCTAGGATCTACCCCGCTCCTGGAGGCCGGGGTAATACAAAGCCATGGTCTAGCAGGGTCCGTACCCGCAGCGGAGTCCTTCCTCCACAACAGCCGCCTCCGCGcagctcccccctcctcctcctcctcctcctcctcctccccagcacaccGCTCTCCCCTCCGGCCCGGCGGGCGCCCCGCCGCACGGCCAGCTCGCGTCTAACGGGGACCGACACCCCCCCGCCCGCAGCAGGCGCCtccgcgccccggcccgccctgccctgccccggggggctgcagggacagcggCCCCCGGCCGAACACCGCCCCGGGGCGCAGAGCCGCGGGAGCCCGGCGCCGCCCGGACCTGCCGCAGCCGCCGGGGCCCCCCGGGCGGAGAGGGGCCGCTCCGTGCGCGGCCGGGTGGCAGCCGCCGCCTGTCCCCGAAGGGCGGTCCCCTCCCATGCACctcgggggggacgggacggcgAGACGTTCCTCCCGTCTCCGCGGGACGGGGGACACCTTCCCCGCGGCGGGGCACCGCggaggcgcggggcggcggcagggagAGGGCGGCGGGCCGGGAATGTCATTTGGAGGTGGCGGTGACAGctctcccctgcccgcagccgaAACGCGGCTCGGGGCGGGAGGAGGATGCCGGGGGCGAGGGGACTACTGCGCCGGGGACCCGCCACCGGGGACCCGCCACCCCGGCCCCGCACCTCGCAGCCGTagagctgccccagctgctccacGATCCACTCCTCCAGCACCAGCCGCTTCCGCAGCTCCTTCCGATCGTATTTCACCGTCACTTTCCCCTGCTGGTGGCGCCGCTGCTGGACCtgcaccaccgccgccgccgccgacacCGAGTCCTCCCGGGAGGAGCCTCCGGAGgagccgccgctcccgccgccgccgcggggggtcTGGAAGAAAACGCggttcccgccgccgccgcccgctgccgccgcctcgctGCCTCCGGTCGCCACCGACAtgctccgctccgccgcggctcccgccgagccgagccgagccgaaaGGCGCCCGCCCGCCGCTACCGCCGGGCCGCAGCAGCCGCCGGTTGCGCGTGTGCCTCGCTCCCCCGCACCTGCCGTTTAAAGCCTCTCATGGCACAGCGgcgcagccggccccgccgccgggagggCTGGGCCCAAACCGGCGGGGGGCGGGGACAGCCGAGGggcggcacggcccggcccggcacggcagGACACGGCACGCCCGCCGCCGTCCCggcccgcccctccgcgccgccaCCGCGTCCGGGCCCcgcagcggcgcggagcggagcgcggcagccgcggtgccggcggcggAGCCTCTGGGCCGCCCCGGTGCcagcgcggcgcgggcggctgcTCCTCGCTGTCATCGGGGCCGGAGCGGGATGTGCCGGCGGCAGGGCGCTCCCCGGAGGCTCCCCGGGGACTGCGGCTGCTGGGtggtttatggcttttttttaaggACACGCAGTATTGCCCCGTCATGCACACGGCGTTTATAAATATTGTAGGTCTGCAGCATTAAAACGCTGAATGCGATCGTTTTCGTCTCTCGGGGGGGGAATGAATGACTTCAGGGCAGCGAACCCAAATAGAAAGCAAATATTTCGAGCTATCAGCAGTTAGGGTAGCACTTAGCCATTTGGAGATGTCCGTCTTTCTAAAAGGCACCGGTTAGCATTAGTGTTGTCAGCAACTTTGGGTCTCTCAGGAGGCACTGAGTGAAATCACCAGTGGTCCATCACACGCACCAAAATGTGCCGATGACTGCAAGGAAGCAGCCAACACAACGCAGGCGCTGGTTAGAGGCCCTGGGCCGTCCCCATTAGCAAAGAGGTTTGCTTGTGGCAAGGGGCAGAAGCCAACCCCCCGCACATGCAGACCCGGGACTGGAAGTGCCCGGTGTGGCAAAGCTGGGGTACGGCTGTGGGGTATGGCTGTGGGGACCGTGCCCTGCACACGCTGGCCTGGGGGAGGATGTCTTAAGTCAgcaaggggcagaggggaaggggcaaGGATCGCCGGCCATAATTACCTGGGCTTATCTGCCTCAGTCAAATCCTGGCTGCTGCTTGGCATGCCCGTGTGGTTGCGGTGGCATTTCAGCCTCCTCCGCTCTCTGCATTTGACACACCACTGAACAAGAGGCTAGCGTGAGGCATGTGAGCCTCATCAAGCTATTTAGGTAAAACTCAGCTTGTGCTGCTAAAGAGATTATAATCTAATATCATCAAGAGATAAAATCTTACTATTGGTCTTAAATGCTACGATAGCTTTTAGATTTTCATCTAAAAAAGCACCAGTTCTTCAAAGCAAAGCATATGAAGTTAAGCTCCTTATCTGTACCTAGGGACCACCTGATTTTCAAGATACTGAGCACTAGGCATCAGTGCAGATCACACTTGAAgcctgggctgcaggcagagcttggGAGAAAGTCACATCCCCCACACCCGAGTTTCTGCAAGGAGGCTGTCCTACCCGCTGGGCAGTCTCCTCTGCCATTACCCAAGCAAATCTCGacttccagctgcagctgggtagtgctgcctgcctggctttTGTACATCTGGGCTTGGGTAAATACAGTAGGAAAAAACCATCGTCAACAACTTGTTCTTAGAGAAACCAAAAAG
The Mycteria americana isolate JAX WOST 10 ecotype Jacksonville Zoo and Gardens chromosome 3, USCA_MyAme_1.0, whole genome shotgun sequence genome window above contains:
- the PPP1R14C gene encoding protein phosphatase 1 regulatory subunit 14C isoform X1, yielding MSVATGGSEAAAAGGGGGNRVFFQTPRGGGGSGGSSGGSSREDSVSAAAAVVQVQQRRHQQGKVTVKYDRKELRKRLVLEEWIVEQLGQLYGCEEEEMPDVEIDIDDLLDAANEEERALKLQETLVDCYKPTEEFIKELLTRIRGMRKLSPPQKKSI
- the PPP1R14C gene encoding protein phosphatase 1 regulatory subunit 14C isoform X2, producing MSVATGGSEAAAAGGGGGNRVFFQTPRGGGGSGGSSGGSSREDSVSAAAAVVQVQQRRHQQGKVTVKYDRKELRKRLVLEEWIVEQLGQLYGCEEEEMPDVEIDIDDLLDAANEEERALKLQFFLERGILYLPTWRKKPSFLSHCKSF